The Zymobacter palmae DNA window ATCACCGTTCAGTGCGCCACGGATCGTGCGCACAGCGTTCATCACGTAATCCAGATCGGTCTCCGCCGTCAGTACAGGCAGCGCCTCGATTGTCGCTCGATCGCGCACGGGATGATGGAAGCGCGGACCTTCCCCTGCCACGAAATGCAGACCCAGTCCCATTGCGTCGGGAATAGTAAGAATGTCGGAGAACAGAATAGCCGCATCCAGCGCGTAGCGGCGCAGCGGCTGCAGGGTGACCTCGCAGGCCAACTCGGCGTTGCGACACAGGCTCATAAAGTCGCGGGCTTCCGCACGAGTCTGCAGGTACTCCGGCAGATAGCGTCCCGCCTGCCGCATCATCCAGACCGGTGTGCGGTCGACTGGCTGACGCGCCAGGGCACGCAGGAAACGGTCATTCTTGAGCGTGGAAGCAGATGAAGTCGGCATGGTTCGCACTATCCTTAATCGAGGTTTCGTCCGTGAAGCAACGTGGTGCCGCACACGCTGCGGATGTGACTACGCTATTGTGCAGGCTGGGGTGTTCATATCGGCATCAATATTTCCAACCAGGCACATTGTCAGCTTCAATTTGCAGCAGCCACCTAATCAAATGGTACACTATTGGTCTTGATTCACGCTTCGTCTTGGCGGAGTATCGGTGAATCCGGCGTTTTCCGATAGCCACATTCGGTACGCCCCGCTTACCGGCCGTCAGGCCTCTTCCACTGTCATGCAGAGGGTTCACCGTGACGCTACGGTTCATCTCCAGCTGTAAGCTACCTACATCGTTTGCCACGTTCACCATGCACGGCTTCGAAGATACCGATACCGGCAAGGAGCATGTAGCGCTGACGCTGGGTCAGGTTGACGATGGTCAGCCGGTACTGGCGCGCGTGCATTCCGAATGCCTGACAGGCGATGCGCTGTTCTCAATGCGCTGCGACTGTGGCTACCAGCTGCAGGAAGCGCTGCGCCGCATTGCTGAAGAAGGCCGCGGTGTACTGCTCTATCTGCGTCAGGAAGGGCGTGGCATCGGGCTGCTCAACAAAATCAAGGCCTATCAGCTTCAGGATAGCGGGCTTGATACGGTCGAAGCCAATCATCAGCTGGGATTCGAGGCCGATCTTCGCCGCTATGACCTGTGCGTGCCCATGTTGAAACACCTCGGCATCTCATCGCTGCGCCTGATGACCAACAACCCCCGCAAAGTCGAATCACTACGACTGGACGGTGTCGAGATCGCCGATCGCGTACCACTGACGACCGGTCTAAACGATTTCAACCGGGGCTATCTGGCGACCAAAGCCGCCAAGCTCGGCCACCGCTTCGACCTGCACGACTTCACGCTGGCGGACAAGGCCAACGCCGACAACGCGCGCCCAGAGCACCCTCAGCTTCCCGAATAACGCTCGCGCAATATCCAGACAGAAGAACGCCCAGTCCGGTCATCCGCACTGGGCGTTGCTGTATAAGGACACGATGTTCCGTCAGCGCTGGGATCGCCCGAGGTACGCCGCGACCTGCTCGGGCACATCGGCGCGCTGAAAATCGGTGGTTGCTCCCTGCCAAGCCACCTGCCCATCCGCAATAAAGACACTGCGAGCACACAGCGGCGCAATCTCGTTGGGCTGGTGACTAACCAGCAGTACGCTAAGCCGATGCTGCTGCGTCAATTCATCTAACAGCGTTAGCATTTCTTGGCGCTGCGCCGGTCCCAGCGCAGCCAGCGGCTCATCCAGCATCAGCACCGGACGCTCACGCAGCAGCGCTCGCGCCAGAGCGACGCGCTGACGCTGACCGCCCGAAAGCTGACCGGGCAAGCGCTGGCCATAAGCGGCCAACCCTACCTTTTCCAGCACCTGCTCCACACGCTGCCGTTCGACACGACGTCGCTTCATACGCGGATCGATGCCCAGCAGTACGTTGTCGGCAACGCTCATGTGCGGAAACAGGTTGTGCGACTGGAACATCAGCGTAACGGGACGCACTTCAACGCTCTGCCGACTGATGTCCTCACCGTTCACGCAGACACTGCCCGCCGCCAGCGGTGCAAAACCCGCGATGATATCGAGCAACGTGCTCTTGCCACCCCCGCTGGGGCCTACCACGCCGAGACATTCCCCCGGCCTGACGGCCAGCGAGTACCGGAACGGCTGCCCTTCGTAATAGGTAGTCGCCTCTTTGAGCACTAATCCTAGCGCAGCATCATTCATCGTCGCGGTCCTTGTGAGCCGTCTTTGTGGACAAACGGTCTTTATGAACGTCTTTGTGAACATCGATATGGCGTCCACCGATCAAACGATCCACCAGCGCAAACAGCCCGCCGATCGTCAGCATCAGTGCCGCAGAGGTGACTGCCGCTTCACCGTACTGATAATCGGACATCTGGTTCTGCAGCAGCAATGGCAGCGTCACGACACTGGACTGATCGCCAAAGATAGCCACGATACCCAGATCACCGAGACTCATACAGAGGCTGACTGCCAGTGCTGTACCCAACGCCGTGCGTGACAGCGGCCACAGCACTCGGCACCACCACAGCCGCTCGGACAACCCTAGCTGAGCACGCAACGGCCCATACTGTGCGGTCAGTACCGACC harbors:
- the ribA gene encoding GTP cyclohydrolase II; this encodes MTLRFISSCKLPTSFATFTMHGFEDTDTGKEHVALTLGQVDDGQPVLARVHSECLTGDALFSMRCDCGYQLQEALRRIAEEGRGVLLYLRQEGRGIGLLNKIKAYQLQDSGLDTVEANHQLGFEADLRRYDLCVPMLKHLGISSLRLMTNNPRKVESLRLDGVEIADRVPLTTGLNDFNRGYLATKAAKLGHRFDLHDFTLADKANADNARPEHPQLPE
- a CDS encoding thiamine ABC transporter ATP-binding protein, with the translated sequence MNDAALGLVLKEATTYYEGQPFRYSLAVRPGECLGVVGPSGGGKSTLLDIIAGFAPLAAGSVCVNGEDISRQSVEVRPVTLMFQSHNLFPHMSVADNVLLGIDPRMKRRRVERQRVEQVLEKVGLAAYGQRLPGQLSGGQRQRVALARALLRERPVLMLDEPLAALGPAQRQEMLTLLDELTQQHRLSVLLVSHQPNEIAPLCARSVFIADGQVAWQGATTDFQRADVPEQVAAYLGRSQR